One window of Salegentibacter sp. Hel_I_6 genomic DNA carries:
- a CDS encoding homocysteine S-methyltransferase family protein, translating into MSKLEEQLRKNILILDGAMGTMLQEYKFSEEDFRGKRFADWPVSVQGNNDLLSITQPDAIATIHRKYFEAGADIVETNTFSATTIAMADYKMEELVDELNYESARIAKEVAVKMTAENPEKPRFVAGAIGPTNKTASMSPDVNDPGFRAISFEELRVAYKQQASALIKGGVDILLVETVFDTLNAKAALFALEELKEELQLDIPIMVSGTITDASGRTLSGQTAEAFLISVSHIPLLSVGFNCALGAKQLTPHLEVLNRFASSGVSAYPNAGLPNAFGEYDQDAEEMARQIREYLEKGLVNILGGCCGTTPEHIKAIAEIAKEYDPRKIVKPEFSTAL; encoded by the coding sequence ATGTCGAAATTAGAAGAACAACTTCGAAAAAATATACTCATTTTAGACGGTGCCATGGGCACGATGCTTCAGGAATACAAATTTTCTGAAGAAGACTTCCGTGGAAAACGTTTTGCAGATTGGCCGGTTTCCGTACAGGGAAATAACGACCTGTTATCCATTACCCAGCCTGATGCAATCGCAACAATACACCGCAAATATTTTGAAGCCGGTGCCGATATTGTGGAAACCAACACTTTTTCTGCAACCACTATCGCAATGGCCGATTATAAAATGGAAGAACTGGTAGACGAACTCAATTATGAGTCGGCCAGGATAGCCAAAGAAGTCGCCGTAAAAATGACGGCAGAAAATCCGGAAAAACCACGTTTTGTTGCCGGCGCTATTGGGCCTACCAATAAAACCGCGAGTATGAGCCCCGATGTTAACGATCCCGGCTTTCGGGCAATTTCGTTTGAAGAATTGCGGGTAGCTTATAAACAACAAGCCAGCGCTTTAATAAAAGGCGGCGTGGATATTCTTCTGGTAGAAACCGTTTTTGATACTTTAAACGCTAAGGCCGCACTTTTTGCTTTGGAGGAACTTAAGGAAGAATTGCAATTAGATATCCCAATAATGGTAAGCGGGACAATCACCGATGCTTCGGGCAGAACCTTATCGGGGCAAACGGCTGAGGCTTTTCTAATTTCAGTATCGCATATTCCCTTATTAAGTGTTGGTTTTAACTGCGCCCTGGGTGCTAAACAATTAACACCTCACCTCGAGGTTTTAAACCGTTTTGCCAGCTCTGGAGTTTCTGCTTATCCCAACGCAGGCTTACCGAATGCCTTTGGGGAATACGACCAGGATGCTGAAGAAATGGCAAGACAGATCAGAGAATATTTAGAGAAAGGATTAGTGAATATTTTAGGTGGCTGCTGTGGTACCACGCCAGAGCATATAAAAGCTATCGCTGAAATCGCTAAAGAATACGATCCAAGAAAAATAGTTAAACCTGAGTTTTCGACTGCTTTATGA
- a CDS encoding OsmC family protein: MKISLKRLNKDYHFETVNERGDIVHLDNKTDAAPKGASPMDLLLRAIAGCSSIDIVMILKKQHLELDDLQVEVEGFREDGAVPNVFKKIQLNFLLKGDVPAAKAKRAVDLSMEKYCSVSKMLEKAAEINYAITLNGELIN, translated from the coding sequence ATGAAGATCAGCCTTAAAAGACTCAATAAAGATTATCATTTTGAAACCGTAAACGAGCGTGGAGACATTGTTCACTTAGACAATAAAACCGATGCCGCGCCAAAGGGTGCCAGCCCAATGGACCTTCTATTGCGCGCCATTGCCGGTTGCAGCAGCATAGATATTGTAATGATTCTTAAAAAACAACACCTGGAACTGGACGATCTTCAGGTAGAGGTTGAAGGTTTTAGGGAAGATGGTGCGGTACCCAATGTTTTTAAGAAAATTCAGCTTAATTTTCTTTTAAAAGGAGATGTTCCCGCAGCAAAAGCAAAACGTGCCGTAGATCTTTCTATGGAGAAATATTGTTCGGTTTCTAAAATGCTGGAAAAGGCAGCCGAGATCAACTATGCCATTACTTTAAACGGGGAGCTTATTAATTAA
- a CDS encoding reverse transcriptase family protein: MSGVFLDKLLIENTKKRFDQMTNLTDFVSLLNYIEQRVFKNKKKPLTVPHLYYLSKTKNTRYEEFEIPKKNGKPRKIKSPENRLKRVQSLINILLQIIFEDHSHYSANGFLFGKDIRRNALPHINKNYLLNIDIKNFFPSIPFRRVKVVLEFAPFNLIDDRERIGFLIANLGTFKNALPQGAPTSPILSNIVTQNLDRNILKYCLNKKIKYTRYADDLSFSSNWNIFDQQVIKEIEAIIIAENFILNPKKTRVRNFMQRQEVTGLIVNTKLNVKREYLQKVRAMINNWEKGGLSFAISQFRKHQPPEKVNYNFKEVLLGHISFLKLIKGDTNSVVQNLQIRYNFLVNLLDYSFIEEDNVRLKLEEDDQKMEKIAFENDQTKKETFISFCTSAFHQIENLLNYYFWKKFPEIDDLKDYMWHNNPLFQDRWKKLKKLDKKERLNRLNNFKTVRDFDINTLVYLFEKEFYFDQHLSYGKKLTHLREIRNDESHRCTVLDTNEQVIINQFEEIKKERKAKKEKGKQFILSPKQKKEEMNYLTLKYIEEKNYKNVRNILREVKNNIKNTLPNIEPLQITGKVEQKEILETSEVFN; encoded by the coding sequence ATGTCTGGTGTCTTTTTAGATAAACTTCTGATTGAGAACACGAAAAAAAGGTTTGATCAAATGACTAATTTGACCGACTTCGTTTCTCTATTAAATTATATAGAACAAAGAGTTTTTAAGAATAAAAAAAAGCCTTTAACTGTACCGCACCTATATTACCTCTCGAAGACAAAAAATACCAGATATGAAGAATTTGAAATTCCCAAAAAAAATGGTAAACCAAGAAAAATCAAATCACCCGAAAACAGACTAAAAAGAGTACAAAGTTTAATAAATATTCTTCTACAAATTATCTTTGAAGATCATTCTCATTATTCAGCAAACGGTTTTTTGTTTGGAAAAGATATAAGAAGAAATGCGTTACCACACATAAATAAAAATTACTTATTAAACATTGACATAAAAAATTTCTTCCCCTCTATTCCTTTTAGAAGAGTAAAAGTTGTCCTAGAATTTGCTCCATTTAACCTTATCGATGATAGAGAAAGAATTGGTTTTTTAATTGCTAATTTAGGTACTTTTAAAAATGCACTCCCACAAGGTGCTCCCACTAGTCCAATTCTCTCCAATATTGTAACACAAAATTTAGATAGAAATATTTTAAAATATTGTTTAAACAAAAAAATAAAGTATACAAGATATGCTGACGATTTGAGTTTTTCTTCAAATTGGAACATATTCGATCAACAAGTTATTAAAGAAATTGAAGCCATTATTATAGCAGAAAATTTCATTCTTAATCCCAAGAAAACTCGGGTAAGAAATTTTATGCAAAGACAAGAGGTTACTGGACTTATTGTTAACACCAAATTAAATGTCAAAAGGGAATATTTACAAAAGGTTAGGGCAATGATTAATAATTGGGAAAAAGGAGGTCTTTCATTTGCTATATCCCAATTCCGTAAACACCAACCTCCTGAAAAAGTCAATTACAATTTTAAAGAAGTTTTACTCGGCCATATTTCTTTCTTGAAACTTATAAAGGGTGACACGAATTCTGTAGTTCAAAATCTCCAAATTAGATATAATTTCTTAGTGAACCTGCTAGACTATAGCTTCATTGAAGAAGACAATGTTAGATTAAAACTGGAAGAGGATGATCAGAAAATGGAGAAGATTGCATTTGAAAATGACCAAACCAAAAAAGAAACTTTTATTTCATTCTGCACTTCCGCTTTTCATCAAATTGAAAACCTTTTAAACTATTATTTTTGGAAAAAATTCCCCGAAATAGATGATTTAAAAGATTATATGTGGCATAATAATCCACTTTTCCAGGATAGATGGAAGAAATTGAAAAAATTAGATAAAAAAGAAAGGCTCAACCGATTAAATAATTTTAAAACTGTAAGAGATTTTGATATAAATACCCTCGTTTACCTATTCGAGAAAGAGTTCTATTTTGATCAACATTTATCATATGGAAAAAAACTAACTCATTTAAGAGAAATAAGAAATGATGAATCTCACAGGTGTACAGTTTTAGACACAAATGAACAAGTGATAATAAATCAGTTCGAAGAAATAAAAAAAGAAAGAAAAGCTAAGAAAGAAAAAGGAAAACAGTTTATCCTATCTCCAAAACAGAAAAAAGAAGAGATGAACTACTTGACCCTTAAATATATTGAAGAAAAAAACTATAAAAACGTAAGAAATATTCTTCGTGAAGTAAAAAATAACATAAAAAATACTTTGCCTAATATCGAGCCCTTGCAAATAACGGGTAAAGTTGAGCAAAAAGAAATTTTAGAAACTAGTGAGGTATTTAATTAA
- a CDS encoding NAD(P)/FAD-dependent oxidoreductase — MIKTDILIIGAGPTGLFTVFEAGLLKLKTHLIDALPQPGGQCSEIYPKKPIYDIPAFPEILAGDLVGNLMEQIKPFEPGFTLGERAETLEKLDDGTFIVTTNKGTKHHAPVVAIAGGLGSFEPRKPPIANITDFEDKGVSYFIKDPEVYRDKKVVIAGGGDSALDWAIYLADVASEVALVHRRAEFRGALDSVERVSELAKLGKIEMITNAEVVGLRGEDNLQQVVIRHKDEARGEEFKDVDEFIPLFGLSPKLGPIGNWGLEIEKNAIKVDNSYDYQTNIPGVYAIGDVNTYKGKLKLILSGFHEAAIMCQSAYQRIFPDKKYVLKYTTVGGVTGFDGSKKEAKKEVVQSIG, encoded by the coding sequence ATGATTAAAACAGATATCCTGATAATTGGGGCCGGCCCAACCGGATTGTTTACCGTTTTTGAAGCGGGATTATTAAAACTAAAAACGCATTTAATAGACGCGTTGCCGCAACCCGGCGGGCAATGTTCTGAGATATATCCTAAAAAACCGATTTATGATATTCCGGCATTTCCTGAAATTTTAGCGGGAGATTTGGTTGGAAACCTCATGGAACAAATAAAACCTTTTGAACCGGGCTTCACTTTGGGCGAACGCGCCGAAACTTTAGAAAAACTGGACGACGGTACTTTTATAGTAACCACAAATAAAGGCACTAAACACCACGCGCCGGTGGTGGCAATTGCCGGTGGCTTAGGTTCTTTTGAACCCAGAAAACCCCCAATCGCCAATATTACCGATTTTGAAGATAAAGGCGTTTCTTATTTTATTAAAGACCCTGAAGTTTACCGCGACAAAAAAGTAGTGATCGCCGGTGGTGGCGATTCAGCTTTAGACTGGGCAATTTACCTGGCCGATGTTGCTTCAGAAGTTGCTTTGGTACACCGTAGAGCGGAGTTCCGTGGGGCTTTGGATTCGGTAGAAAGAGTTTCTGAATTGGCAAAACTCGGTAAGATAGAAATGATCACTAATGCTGAGGTGGTTGGTTTAAGAGGTGAAGATAATCTTCAGCAAGTAGTAATTAGGCATAAAGATGAAGCCCGCGGAGAAGAATTTAAAGATGTAGATGAATTTATCCCGCTTTTCGGATTGTCGCCAAAACTTGGCCCAATTGGAAACTGGGGACTGGAAATAGAGAAAAACGCGATTAAAGTAGATAATTCTTACGATTATCAAACCAATATTCCCGGAGTTTATGCTATTGGTGATGTAAACACCTATAAAGGAAAATTAAAACTGATCCTTTCAGGTTTTCACGAAGCTGCAATTATGTGTCAAAGCGCTTATCAAAGAATTTTCCCTGATAAGAAATATGTACTTAAATATACCACGGTTGGCGGCGTAACCGGATTTGACGGTAGTAAAAAAGAAGCCAAAAAAGAAGTGGTACAGAGTATTGGATAA